The sequence TTCTCCTTGTTCTGTGCAAGAtactgtatttaatatttaataaatattaaatattatttactagTGTAGTTAATGGCTGAGGCAGggttaaatatgtattattttcatcCCAGCGGAGTTGGGGGAGGTCCTAGTAACTCTGCCATGAGCTCAGTGAGGGTGAGGTGGTATCTTTGCCCCCGCCTCCGTGGCACGGTAACTGGCACATGGTTGGCATAGTGTGGACATTCGTCAAGTGAAGGAAGACATCATGAGCAGATCTCTGGCCTGAATCCTTCTGCCATCAGCTGCTCTCCAGGTGGCCCTGGCACTAGGCCACAGGGAAACCCTCCAGGCTGGTATGGTTCCTGTCTGTGGCTGTCTTCCTGGGCCCATGTTAGGAGACTTTCACTTCCGGAGCCCTTTCCCTCTCAGGGCATTGCTTACCAAGTGGTTGGTTCCCATTTACTATGAGCTCTTAGGTCACTGAAGATGTTGGGCACTCCCCCTAGTGAGGGCTGCCTTTTGATCACAGCTGCCGGAAGCCTCAAGGAAGGAGCAGAGCTGGAAACAGACCCCAGGCCGTTGTTTCTGTTCCTGTGGGGCAGACTCAGCCAGGGGAAGAGACACTCTGGGACAAGGGCTGGGGTCCACCTTTCAAAAGTGTCTGCAGCAGGCTTTGAGCGTGGACTCTCTGCCTCCAAATGTCCACCTCCTCCTCAGGAAAATGGATGGGAGTGCCTGCCTGGAGAGCGCAGTGCCAGCACCCACGCTCGGTTCATGGGCTGATGTCGTTCGCCTTGACTACCTCGTCAGCTGAGTGTTGAGCCACACCTTGGAGTCACCAGTCTTTGGAGACCAAGTCTGttacttttttctctaaagtGACAATCCTCTGAAACCTCCAGATCATCTTGAAGCCCTGTCTGAAAGTTGCCCAGAGCCAGTGCCTCACCTGCTGTTCCTTGTTCACTTTTTCATGGGAGGCCTTGCAGGGCTTCATGACAGGATTTTATGGGTGGCCACGCAGCATCACTGTGACTCGTGAGACAGAGAGAAACCAGTTGTGACCATGTAGACAGTAGAAGTGatagggagaaaagagaaaagaggtgaGAGGACTCGTCAGTCGGAAGGGACGTGAAGTCTAAGCAGGTGCACCCTGCAGGTTCAGTGTCAagcccagggcctggccccaCGGCGTGGTATTTGTTGACTGGGTGTGTGGACGCTGGGAGAGAAAGTCTGAGAATTAATGTTCCTCTTAGAGGTCAATGAGTGGAAGGTGATTCTGTGTGTACTTGGAATTAGTGATTTCTGTACAGATGATTCTCTTAGAATCATCGTgagtatttttctctttcagacCCAAGAAACTCGAGAGATCTTACATTTCCACTATACCACATGGCCTGACTTTGGAGTCCCCGAATCGCCAGCTTCATTCTTGAACTTTCTTTTCAAAGTCCGAGAGTCAGGGTCACTCAGCCCGGAGCATGGGCCCGTCGTGGTGCACTGCAGTGCGGGTATCGGCAGGTCTGGGACCTTCTGTCTGGCTGATACCTGCCTCTTGCTGGTAAGGAGGCCCTTGCAGGCACCCTGGGGAGCTCCTCCACCTGCTCTGCTGTGATGTTTTTTCCTAAATAGAAACTGAAGCACTCCTCTTCCAAAATACAGAGACtcactgtgttagtctgtttttgcGTTACTAATAAAGGCGTACCTGAGACtcggtcatttataaagaaaagaggtttaactggctcccggttctgcaggctgtacaagcatggcgcCAGCACCTGTtcggcttctggggagacctcagggagcttccggtcatggtggaaggcgaaggggagcaggagcaagagatgGGCAGGTCCCGACtcttaacaaccagatctcttgtgAATGCATTGCCtcagggagggcaccaagcctTTCATGAGGGACCTGCCCCcctgacccagacacctcccacccagccccacctccaacactggggatcacatttcagcatgagattggGAGGGGACAGACATCTACCTGTGTTAGTCACATTGCCCTTGAGAACTGGACCTGGCTGACTTATGTCTTCTCTCTGGCTTTCAGATGGACAAGAGGAAAGACCCTTCTTCCGTTGATATCAAGAAAGTGCTATTAGAAATGAGGAAGTTTCGGATGGGGCTGATCCAGACAGCAGACCAGCTGCGCTTCTCCTACTTGGCTGTGATCGAAGGTGCCAAATTCATCATGGGGGACTCCTCTGTGCAGGTCAGCATTGCCTTTGTTTGAATCCAGGTGTgaccattttaacttttttgtctTTGAAGGAGGCTGTCAGTTGTAAAAGTTCAAACACCGTCTGGTGTCAGGGGAAATAGCTACCCTTCATGtttaaaatagctagaaagtTGTCAAAATGTTCACCATGTTGCACTTTGTGCCTTTGAAGTGCTCACAGAGAGCATCGGTAGGAAGAAGagactttattttcaaaagatttcATCTTCCAAGTACATGGCTGCAGCCCCGAGAGGCCGAGAGCCCCTCGCCAAGCCGCCACCTCTGCTCACGCAAGGGGACTTCCTGACAAGCCAGCCGACGCGAACACTAATAGGACTTCCTCTTGCTGCTCTTTCAAGGATCAGTGGAAGGAGCTTTCCCACGAGGACCTGGAGCCCCCACCCGAGCACGTCCCCCCACCTCCCCGGCCACCCAAACGAATCCTGGAGCCACACAATGGGAAATGCAGGGAGTTCTTCCCAAATCACCAGTGGGTGAAGGATGAGACCCAGGAGGATAAAGACTGCCCCATCAAGGAAGAAACAGGAAGCCCCTTAAATGCCGCACCCTACAGCATGGAAAGGTAATATGATTGGGTCCCGGCTTGTTGGGTTGAGGGGAGATGACCTTCTGTTCTAGAAACACACACTGGTACTGAAACCCTGTGGACGCAGCCTCCTGTTGGCAAGCAGTGCTTCCGCATCCTTGGGGAACAGGGCGTGTGGACCACAGCCCCTCCACTCCTGACTGCGGGAGGCCCGGTATTGGGCACAGGGTGGCCGCAGGACATGAGCCACTTCTGTGGGCTTCTAGTGCCACCTTGTGGTGCTTGTTGGAATGAGGGGCTCGGTGCCACCGAGTAGCATTTTTCTGCCCCCTGATGATAGCACCCTCCCCCAGGCTTCCGGACAGTCCTGAAATGTGATGTCCAGGCTTGACCATGTGCCCTCAGTCCCCACAGTGGTCCTTTGGGGACTGTAACCTTTTTTATGTTGTCTTGATTAAATCCCATTTTACTTCCTTGCAGGTTAACAACCATTATTGAGTACCTATTGATATGTGTGGTGTACTGAGTTAACTAGAACATGTCCCCTGGTCTGTGTTCTAGATCATCTTGTTGGGAAAAAGGCAGACCCAAAGCATATTTTGGTGGGAGCCCATGGACAGTGATGTGATAGAGGTGTCCACTgaggtggtcaggaaaggctGCTTGCAGTAGGTGGCCGTGCACAGAAAGCTTGCAGAACGAGCAGGTGTTAGTTCCAGCTGGAGATGACTGCCGGCCGTGCCCTTGGTACCTGCTTTCCGGAGGGAAGTTTTAAGACGTGTGCATACTTGATCCAGCAGTTGTATACATGGAGAAATTTACCCTGCAGCGACTCTCAAAATAAGCATGTAAAGATGTGTATAGGTAGTTGTGTTTGTTGTCGCATTGCTTGTAGTAGTGAAAAATTAGAGACAGGCCAATGATATAACCAGGGACCTGATCAATTACATTCTCTCCCGGTGTTGGGATATTCTATAGCTCTTAAAGAATGAGATCTGGGTGTACTGATGTGGCCAGACATTGCAATTGCAGTAAATGAGAAGGCAAGTCATACAATAGTGTGTACACCAGTGGATCCTCCAGCCAGATAAATCCTCACAGTGCCCAATCGCCCAGGCACCTTGTGAACCCTACCCTGGCTGTGGGTGCTGTCTGAAGTACCTGGGGGAGGGGGTGACAAGTGGACTTCAGGCTGTTGTGGGCCCTGGCCTGGCCCTCCCGCCAAGAAGAGGGGCTGGCTCGCTGGAAGGTTAACATCACCCTACTCTGTCTACACGTGGCTTGTTTTTTCCCAGAATTCCTGCCACAATAGCAGCATCCTTGCCATTCACTTTCTCCAAAGTGAGTAAACCATCTCTGCCCCTCTGATTCCTCAGCATGAGTCAAGACACTGAAGTTAGAAGTCGGGTCGTGGGGGGAAGTCTTCGAGGTGCCCAGGCTGCCTCCCTAGCCAAAGGGGAGCCGTCACCGCCTAAGAAGGAGGAGGACCATGCACTGAGTCACTGGAAGCCCTTCCTGGTCAACATGTGTGTGGCTACGGTCCTCACGGCCGGCGCGTACCTCTGCTACAGGGTATGTTTCCACTGACAGACGCGCTGGCGAGATGCTCGTGTGCAGAGAGCACTGGCCGCTAGCCCGATGGTAGGATTCAGTTCTGTGGCGCATCTGAGCCAGTCTCAGAAGAAACAGATCAAAGGTTTTTAAAGTCTGGAACTGTGGAAGGGCTAACGAGAATTAAGGATCGATGCACTGGGGTTTTAAGGAGCCCTCTGGTCCCAAGAATATAAGAGTCTAATCTCAGGGCCTTAACCTATTCAGGAGTAAGTAGAGAAAATGCCAAATacgtctgtctctctctctctctcttttttttattcctttgtttttggaaaaaaatagaattacaacacattgttgtttttaacCTTTATAAAAAGCAGCTTTTtgttatttctggaaaaaaaacaaactaggcACTTAATGAAACTTTCTCGTACCCTTAGGTGATGTAATTagctatataatttatatttgatttcCCAGGGAAGGAATCCCAAACTTTTACGAATGTAAACTCCCTTGGAGAAGAGGGTTAGGACGCTCTTGCGCTCAAGCCCCCCTCAGCTGTGTGCACACTGAGCCAGGACAGGGTCTTTGAGCTTTCCCACTGTAAGAACAGCAACACAAGGCcgtctagagaaacagaacctgcCTCTGCTTCTGCTCAGGGTGTCCgttgtcctttctccattgctccCTCCTGTGACAGCCATCTTGCTCATGTACCAGCCCTCATCACCCCATTCCCATAAAAGAGTGTCCTCGAGGCCTCTCCCTGGGGGTCAGAGGTCACCACAGGGTGGCCCTCAGCATGTCAGCCCTCTGTTAATTCAGAGGAGTGGGCTCCACCTCATTGGGAGAAGTGCCATTTCAGCAGAAATCCACACGTTAGACGTGTGTTGCTGTTAAGTAAGGGGAAGAGAGGACTAGCCTCAGAGCTCTGGCCATGGAAATGACCTCCTGAGACTTTTTCAtcgttttaaatattttacctcTTTTCAGGTGGCCATCTGAGTACATCAGATGGTTTTGCAAAATGCAAACAATTTTTTCCTTGGGGGTGATTTTTGGGGAGAAGGGGctactgtaaaaaataaaaccaaaaccccCTTTGCTCCCTCGGAGGTTGAAGTTGCCGGGGGGTGTGGCCGGGGTCGTGCATGAGGCGACAGCTCTGCGGGTGCGGGTCTGGGCTCATCTGAACTGTTTGGTTTCATTCCAGTTCCTGTTCAACAGCAACACATAGCCTGACCCTCCTCCACTCCACCTCCACCCACTGTCCGCCTCTGCCCGCAGAGCCCACGCCCGACTAGCAGGCATGCCGCGGTAGGTAAGGGCCGCCGGACCGCGTAGAGAGCCGGGCCCCGGACGGACGTTGGTTCTGCACTAAAACCCATCTTCCCCGGATGTGTGTCTCACCcctcatccttttactttttgcCCCTTCCACTTTGAGTACCAAATCCACAAGCCATTTTTTGAGGAGAGTGAAAGAGTACCATGCTGGCGGCGCAGAGGGAGGGGGCCTGCACCTGTCTGGAGGCTCGCCCCACCCAGGGCTCCCTCCTGGAGCATCCCAGGCAGGTGGTACACCAACAGCCCCCTTGACTCGCAGGGAGCAACTCTCCACTccatatttatttaaacaatttttccCCAAAGGTGTCCATAGTGCACTAGCATTTTCTTGAACcaataatgtattaaaaatttttgatgTCAGCCTTGCATCAAGGGCTTTATcaaaaagtacaataataaatCCTCAGGTAGTACTGGGAATGGAAGACTTTGCCATGGGCCTGCTGCGTCAGACCAGTACTGGGAAGGAGGACGGTTGTAAGGCAGTCGTTATTTAGTGATATTGTGGGTAACGTGAGAAGATAGAACAATGctataatatataatgaacacGTGGGTATTTAATAAGAAACATGATGTGAGATTACTTTGTCCCGCTTATTCTCCTCCCTGTTATCTGCTAGATCTAGTTCTCAATCACTGCTCCCCCGTGTGTACTAGAATGCATGTAAGGTCTTCTTGTGTCCTGATGAAAAATATGTGCTTGAAATGAGAAACTTTGATCTCTGCTTACTAATGTGCCCCATGTCCAAGTCCAACCTGCCTGTGCATGACCTGATCATTACATGGCTGTG comes from Macaca mulatta isolate MMU2019108-1 chromosome 10, T2T-MMU8v2.0, whole genome shotgun sequence and encodes:
- the PTPN1 gene encoding tyrosine-protein phosphatase non-receptor type 1; the encoded protein is MEMEKEFEQIDKSGSWAAIYQDIRHEASDFPCRVAKLPKNKNRNRYRDVSPFDHSRIKLHQEDNDYINASLIKMEEAQRSYILTQGPLPNTCGHFWEMVWEQKSRGVVMLNRVMEKGSLKCAQYWPQKEEKEMIFEDTNLKLTLISEDIKSYYTVRQLELENLTTQETREILHFHYTTWPDFGVPESPASFLNFLFKVRESGSLSPEHGPVVVHCSAGIGRSGTFCLADTCLLLMDKRKDPSSVDIKKVLLEMRKFRMGLIQTADQLRFSYLAVIEGAKFIMGDSSVQDQWKELSHEDLEPPPEHVPPPPRPPKRILEPHNGKCREFFPNHQWVKDETQEDKDCPIKEETGSPLNAAPYSMESMSQDTEVRSRVVGGSLRGAQAASLAKGEPSPPKKEEDHALSHWKPFLVNMCVATVLTAGAYLCYRFLFNSNT